The Nonlabens spongiae genome contains a region encoding:
- a CDS encoding flavin reductase family protein, whose amino-acid sequence MKHFTIGDIAEMERIYRGNLINSITGFKSANLLATRSKDGVDNVAIFSSVTHLGSNPAIFSFVQRPLGHGAGHTYQNLKETGHITLNHLNMDLVARAHQSSAKYDPEVSEFEELNIEKEIRDGFNAPFVKGAAIQVGAEYESEYYLKENKCILVICRITDIFMNDGLQLDDGFVNLERAGTVTINGLDAYAKANIKERWSYAQVGEDLHTLPHEIQR is encoded by the coding sequence ATGAAACATTTTACGATCGGCGATATAGCTGAAATGGAGCGCATCTATAGAGGGAATCTGATCAATAGTATTACAGGATTCAAAAGCGCTAATCTACTGGCTACTCGATCTAAAGATGGAGTGGATAATGTCGCCATTTTCAGCAGTGTGACTCATCTAGGGAGCAATCCTGCTATATTCAGTTTTGTGCAGCGCCCTTTAGGTCACGGTGCAGGTCATACGTATCAAAATCTCAAAGAAACTGGGCACATCACGCTGAATCATCTCAATATGGATCTAGTCGCAAGAGCACACCAGAGTAGCGCAAAATATGATCCTGAAGTTTCTGAGTTTGAAGAATTGAATATTGAAAAAGAAATCCGCGATGGGTTCAATGCTCCCTTTGTCAAAGGTGCTGCAATTCAAGTAGGCGCTGAATATGAAAGCGAATACTATCTGAAAGAGAACAAATGCATCTTAGTCATCTGTCGCATCACGGATATTTTTATGAACGACGGTTTGCAACTAGACGATGGATTTGTGAATCTGGAACGCGCGGGAACGGTTACGATTAATGGTTTAGATGCTTACGCGAAAGCAAACATAAAAGAGCGGTGGAGTTATGCTCAAGTAGGCGAAGACCTTCACACACTACCGCACGAAATCCAACGATGA
- a CDS encoding DUF2256 domain-containing protein: MKTKKNTSFRNPHNLPTKTCASCGREFTWRKKWEKDWENVKYCSKQCRIQN; encoded by the coding sequence ATGAAAACCAAGAAGAATACTTCATTCCGCAACCCTCATAATTTGCCGACCAAAACCTGTGCGAGCTGCGGTCGCGAATTCACCTGGCGCAAAAAGTGGGAAAAGGATTGGGAGAATGTGAAGTATTGCAGTAAACAATGTAGAATTCAGAATTAG
- a CDS encoding DASH family cryptochrome, with amino-acid sequence MNLVWFRNDLRTKDNHSLKKACDADSPVMGVYFFDPRFYESRDFNLDVDIDLPFTRTGKYRAQFIIESVADLRRQLQEHNIPLLVFHDKPAKVLPDLVKEHDIKNIFLQKEWTKDEMDQEKDLGVELDKLDDKPKGHRTYDQFLYHPYDIPFESFQKIPKVFTEFRKKCEKQAQVRELVSIEAYKQDKLSVHKTEIPSLEDLGLESFEIDKRSAFPWEGGSKSAWNRLQHYFWETKQLQDYKKTRNGLIGTDYSSKFSAWLAQGCISAREIYHEVKKYEKEIKKNQDTYWLVFELIWRDFFKYVSLKHKEKIFNLGGILQKEYDWNSSHRELEKWINGETHEDFVNANMKEIAATGFMSNRGRQNVASYWSMHRKQDWRLGAAYFEHILIDYDVHSNYGNWMYNSGVGNDPRNRTFNIQSQADRYDSDHEYRDLWLEN; translated from the coding sequence ATGAACCTAGTCTGGTTTAGAAACGATTTAAGAACAAAAGATAATCACAGTTTAAAAAAGGCTTGTGATGCAGATAGTCCTGTTATGGGAGTCTACTTTTTTGACCCTCGGTTTTATGAAAGTAGAGATTTTAATCTCGATGTGGACATTGATTTACCCTTCACTAGGACTGGAAAATATCGTGCGCAATTCATTATAGAAAGTGTAGCCGATCTTAGAAGACAACTTCAAGAACACAACATACCGCTTCTCGTATTTCATGATAAACCAGCAAAGGTTCTTCCTGATTTAGTTAAAGAGCACGACATCAAAAACATCTTCCTTCAGAAAGAATGGACTAAAGATGAAATGGATCAAGAAAAAGATCTCGGAGTCGAACTGGATAAACTGGATGATAAACCCAAAGGACACCGCACCTACGATCAGTTCTTGTACCATCCGTACGATATTCCTTTCGAGAGTTTTCAAAAGATCCCGAAAGTTTTCACTGAGTTCCGTAAAAAATGTGAGAAACAAGCTCAGGTGCGAGAACTAGTATCTATTGAAGCTTATAAACAAGACAAATTGAGTGTTCACAAAACTGAGATTCCCAGCCTGGAAGATTTAGGCTTGGAATCTTTTGAAATAGATAAACGCTCGGCTTTTCCTTGGGAAGGTGGCAGCAAGTCAGCTTGGAACAGATTACAACATTATTTTTGGGAGACCAAGCAACTTCAAGACTACAAGAAAACCCGTAATGGTTTAATAGGTACGGACTATAGCAGCAAGTTCAGCGCGTGGCTGGCACAGGGTTGCATTAGCGCTCGTGAGATCTATCATGAAGTAAAAAAGTATGAAAAAGAGATCAAAAAAAATCAAGACACCTATTGGCTGGTTTTTGAGTTGATCTGGCGCGACTTCTTTAAGTATGTTTCGCTTAAACATAAGGAAAAAATCTTCAATCTGGGCGGAATCCTGCAAAAGGAATACGATTGGAATTCAAGCCATCGAGAGCTTGAAAAATGGATCAACGGTGAGACCCATGAAGATTTTGTGAATGCTAATATGAAAGAAATCGCCGCAACCGGTTTCATGAGCAACCGCGGTAGGCAGAATGTCGCGAGCTACTGGTCCATGCACCGCAAGCAAGACTGGAGACTGGGCGCGGCCTATTTTGAACACATTCTTATCGATTACGACGTGCATTCCAATTATGGCAACTGGATGTACAACAGTGGCGTGGGGAATGATCCACGCAACCGCACATTTAATATTCAGTCACAGGCTGACCGTTACGATAGCGATCATGAGTATCGTGATCTGTGGCTGGAAAATTAA